A window of Pseudomonas guangdongensis contains these coding sequences:
- a CDS encoding DUF2076 domain-containing protein yields the protein MHAEEKHLIDGLFSRLREVEGHTAAREAQAEALINEHLARQPAAPYYMAQAIIVQENALQQLDGRVRELEAELEALKRAQQSAPPASSGGFLAGLFGGSRNPAPATTQPVSGTPSSQPARSGWQEPSAGSRPGFARPGAAQPGFAQRSGAAQQGGGFLAGALQTAAGVAGGMLLGNLLMDMFQGDEAEQVAEQAPAAADEQALAAEEPVAQEEYYADGGEEGDFFADDEDFV from the coding sequence ATGCACGCTGAAGAAAAACACCTGATCGATGGCCTGTTCTCCCGCCTGCGCGAAGTCGAGGGACATACCGCCGCGCGCGAGGCTCAGGCCGAAGCCCTGATCAACGAGCACCTCGCCCGCCAGCCGGCCGCGCCCTACTACATGGCCCAGGCGATCATCGTCCAGGAGAATGCCCTGCAGCAGCTCGACGGCCGCGTACGCGAACTGGAAGCCGAGCTGGAAGCCCTCAAGCGCGCCCAGCAGAGCGCGCCGCCGGCGAGCAGCGGCGGCTTCCTCGCCGGCCTGTTCGGCGGCAGCCGCAACCCGGCGCCGGCCACCACGCAGCCGGTGAGCGGCACGCCCAGCAGCCAGCCGGCCCGCAGCGGCTGGCAGGAGCCGAGCGCCGGCAGCCGTCCCGGCTTCGCCCGCCCGGGCGCCGCCCAGCCTGGGTTTGCCCAGCGCTCCGGCGCCGCGCAGCAGGGTGGCGGCTTCCTCGCCGGCGCCCTGCAGACCGCCGCCGGCGTGGCCGGCGGCATGCTGCTGGGCAACCTGCTGATGGACATGTTCCAGGGCGACGAGGCCGAGCAGGTGGCCGAACAGGCTCCGGCCGCCGCCGACGAACAGGCGCTGGCCGCCGAGGAACCGGTCGCTCAGGAGGAGTACTACGCCGACGGCGGCGAGGAAGGCGACTTCTTCGCCGACGACGAAGACTTCGTCTGA
- a CDS encoding DUF3299 domain-containing protein, protein MRRLLVALLLIPLLAHAEPEELDWLDLLPPEDLEALENMPEIEHQGAEADSPFYVQGGLKQQQGLPEVMYSTRTVAALDGQELRLGGYPVPLESDAQGRFHTFFLVPYPGACIHVPPPPPNQIVLVRYPRGIALDDIYVPLWVSGTLKVEPVSNDLADAAYALDAERVRLVEEEDLAE, encoded by the coding sequence GTGCGCCGTCTGCTGGTCGCCCTGCTGCTGATTCCCCTGCTGGCCCATGCCGAACCCGAGGAGCTGGACTGGCTCGACCTGCTGCCGCCGGAGGATCTGGAGGCGCTGGAGAACATGCCGGAGATCGAGCATCAGGGCGCCGAGGCCGACAGCCCGTTCTATGTCCAGGGTGGGCTCAAGCAGCAGCAGGGGCTGCCGGAGGTTATGTACTCGACGCGCACCGTGGCCGCGCTGGACGGCCAGGAGCTGCGCCTGGGCGGCTATCCGGTGCCGCTGGAGAGCGATGCCCAGGGGCGCTTCCACACCTTCTTCCTGGTGCCCTATCCGGGGGCCTGCATCCATGTGCCGCCGCCGCCGCCGAACCAGATCGTACTGGTGCGTTACCCGCGCGGCATCGCCCTGGACGACATCTACGTGCCGCTGTGGGTGAGCGGCACCCTGAAGGTCGAGCCGGTCAGCAACGACCTGGCCGATGCGGCCTATGCCCTGGACGCCGAGCGGGTGCGCCTGGTGGAGGAAGAGGATCTCGCCGAGTAG